In Candidatus Rokuibacteriota bacterium, one genomic interval encodes:
- a CDS encoding 2,3-bisphosphoglycerate-independent phosphoglycerate mutase codes for MDLDLLRTLVVGHSTKIVLCSLDGLGGLPRPGTTQSELASARLPNLHALAARSACGLIRHVGPGITPGSGPGHLGLFGYDPLRYPVGRGVLEALGIDFALRPGDVAARGNFCSVDGGGRITDRRAGRIQTEVCARLVERLRQIRLKGVEVLVEPVKEHRFVLVLRGPGLSGRLSETDPQGLGVPALEARALGPEAEKTAALVNRFVAAARPLLADAAPANMLLLRGFDSQPALPRFPEVFGLRAAAVAAYPMYRGLARLVGMEVLATGSTLADEVATLREHWSAHDFFFLHYKDTDKAGEDGDFDAKVAALERFDARLPDILALGPDVLVVSGDHATPSILKGHGWQPVPTLIWSEYCGADPVRHFTERACAAGTLGLLPAQDLMPLVMANALRLTKFGA; via the coding sequence ATGGACCTCGACCTGCTGCGAACGCTCGTGGTGGGTCACTCCACGAAGATCGTGCTGTGCTCGCTGGACGGCCTGGGCGGCCTGCCCCGCCCCGGGACCACCCAGAGCGAGCTGGCGTCCGCGCGCCTCCCGAACCTCCACGCGCTGGCGGCGCGCTCGGCCTGCGGGCTGATCCGCCACGTGGGCCCGGGCATCACGCCCGGCAGCGGGCCCGGGCACCTCGGGCTCTTCGGCTACGATCCGCTGCGCTATCCCGTGGGCCGCGGCGTGCTCGAGGCGCTCGGCATCGACTTCGCGCTGCGCCCGGGCGACGTCGCGGCGCGGGGAAACTTCTGCAGCGTCGATGGCGGGGGCCGCATCACCGACCGCCGCGCCGGACGGATCCAGACCGAGGTGTGCGCGCGCCTCGTGGAGCGGCTACGCCAGATCCGTCTGAAGGGCGTCGAGGTGCTGGTGGAGCCGGTCAAGGAACACCGCTTCGTCCTCGTGCTGCGGGGACCGGGCCTCTCCGGCCGGCTCTCCGAGACCGACCCGCAGGGGCTCGGCGTCCCGGCGCTCGAGGCCCGCGCGCTCGGGCCCGAGGCCGAGAAGACCGCCGCCCTCGTGAACCGCTTCGTGGCGGCCGCGCGCCCGCTCCTGGCGGACGCGGCTCCGGCGAACATGCTGCTGCTGCGGGGCTTCGACAGCCAGCCCGCGCTGCCCCGCTTCCCCGAGGTCTTCGGCCTCAGGGCGGCCGCCGTCGCCGCCTACCCCATGTACCGGGGACTGGCGCGCCTCGTGGGGATGGAGGTGCTCGCGACGGGGAGCACCCTCGCCGACGAGGTCGCCACGCTACGGGAGCACTGGAGCGCTCACGACTTCTTCTTCCTGCACTACAAGGACACGGACAAGGCCGGCGAGGACGGCGACTTCGACGCCAAGGTCGCGGCGCTGGAGCGCTTCGACGCGCGCCTGCCCGACATCCTCGCGCTCGGGCCCGACGTGCTCGTGGTCTCCGGGGATCACGCGACCCCTTCCATTCTCAAGGGGCACGGCTGGCAGCCGGTGCCGACGCTCATCTGGAGCGAGTACTGCGGCGCCGACCCTGTCAGGCACTTCACCGAACGGGCCTGTGCGGCCGGGACCCTGGGGCTCCTGCCCGCGCAGGATCTCATGCCGCTTGTGATGGCCAACGCCCTCCGGCTCACGAAGTTCGGAGCCTGA
- a CDS encoding rhomboid family intramembrane serine protease yields the protein MLRQRSGSSLCYACGKLNRVDAAVCFYCGRRNPGLWGFGPWLGRLAGRLDFARIVTVVCVAAYAAAILLDPAAALRPRGLFDLLSPSGAALLALGMTGAYPWQLGHWWTLLTAAYLHGSLLHIAFNLLWIHQLAPAVEEVYGRSRLVLIFTGGGVLGFVLSNWAGVGTTIGASGAVFGLLGAMAAYGRSRGGLFGMAVFRQYWQWAVILFIMGFLMPGVNNFAHAGGFVGGYLAALALGHGDGRVERGMHALAAAAVVALTALAFALAIWTSLGA from the coding sequence ATGCTGCGCCAGAGATCGGGTTCCAGCCTCTGCTACGCCTGCGGCAAGCTCAACCGGGTCGACGCGGCCGTGTGCTTCTACTGCGGCAGGAGGAACCCCGGGCTCTGGGGATTCGGCCCCTGGCTCGGGCGGCTCGCCGGCCGGCTGGACTTCGCTCGCATCGTCACCGTGGTCTGCGTCGCGGCGTATGCCGCCGCGATCCTGCTGGATCCGGCCGCCGCCCTGCGTCCCCGGGGCCTCTTCGATCTCCTGTCGCCGAGCGGGGCGGCGCTCCTGGCGCTGGGCATGACGGGGGCCTACCCCTGGCAGCTGGGGCACTGGTGGACACTGCTCACGGCCGCGTACCTGCACGGCAGCCTGCTGCACATCGCCTTCAACCTGCTCTGGATCCACCAGCTAGCCCCGGCCGTCGAGGAAGTGTACGGGCGCTCCCGCCTCGTCCTGATCTTCACGGGGGGCGGGGTGCTCGGCTTCGTGCTCTCCAACTGGGCCGGCGTGGGCACGACCATCGGCGCCTCGGGAGCGGTGTTCGGGCTGCTCGGCGCCATGGCGGCCTACGGCCGGAGCCGCGGGGGCCTCTTCGGGATGGCGGTGTTCCGCCAGTACTGGCAGTGGGCCGTGATCCTCTTCATCATGGGCTTCCTCATGCCCGGGGTGAACAACTTCGCCCATGCGGGAGGCTTCGTCGGCGGCTACCTGGCGGCCCTCGCCCTCGGCCACGGCGACGGGCGCGTGGAGCGGGGAATGCACGCCCTCGCGGCCGCCGCGGTCGTGGCCCTCACGGCGCTGGCCTTCGCCCTCGCAATCTGGACATCCCTCGGGGCATGA